A section of the Streptomyces sp. NBC_00178 genome encodes:
- a CDS encoding carbohydrate ABC transporter permease: MTANTTVRKATERPGAAGTPSRPPRNRPASPALRPGWTPWLYLLPALVLLGGLLVYPIYQLGLISFLEYTQAQVSGGEPTTFQGFGNYAKLFSDGQFWQVLLATVLFAAACVLATLLVGCALAVLLTRVRALPRLALMMAALGAWATPAITGSTVWVFLFDPDFGPVNRVLGLGDFSWTYGRYSAFALVLLEVLWCSFPFVMVTVYAGIRAIPGEVLEAAALDGASQWRIWRSVMAPMLRPILTVVTIQSVIWDFKVFTQIYVMTNGGGIAGQNLVLNVYAYQKAFASSQYSLGSAIGVVMLVILLAVTLVYLRLVRRQGEEL; encoded by the coding sequence ATGACCGCGAACACCACGGTGCGCAAGGCCACCGAACGGCCCGGGGCGGCCGGGACACCCTCCCGCCCGCCCCGGAACCGCCCCGCCTCGCCCGCGCTGCGGCCCGGCTGGACCCCGTGGCTGTACCTGCTGCCCGCCCTCGTGCTGCTCGGCGGGCTCCTCGTCTACCCGATCTACCAGCTCGGCCTGATCTCCTTCCTCGAGTACACCCAGGCCCAGGTCAGCGGCGGCGAACCGACCACCTTCCAGGGCTTCGGCAACTACGCGAAGCTCTTTTCGGACGGCCAGTTCTGGCAGGTGCTCCTCGCGACCGTGCTCTTCGCGGCCGCCTGCGTCCTCGCCACCCTGCTCGTCGGCTGCGCCCTGGCGGTCCTGCTGACACGCGTCCGCGCCCTGCCCCGCCTCGCGCTCATGATGGCCGCGCTCGGGGCCTGGGCGACGCCCGCGATCACCGGCTCGACCGTGTGGGTCTTCCTCTTCGACCCGGACTTCGGACCCGTCAACAGGGTGCTGGGGCTGGGCGACTTCTCCTGGACGTACGGCCGCTACAGCGCCTTCGCCCTGGTGCTCCTCGAAGTCCTCTGGTGCTCGTTCCCGTTCGTGATGGTGACCGTGTACGCCGGCATCCGCGCGATCCCCGGCGAGGTGCTGGAGGCCGCCGCGCTGGACGGCGCCTCGCAGTGGCGGATCTGGCGGTCGGTCATGGCGCCGATGCTCCGGCCGATCCTCACCGTCGTCACCATCCAGTCGGTGATCTGGGACTTCAAGGTCTTCACCCAGATCTACGTCATGACCAACGGAGGCGGCATCGCGGGCCAGAACCTGGTGCTCAACGTCTACGCCTACCAGAAGGCGTTCGCCTCCTCCCAGTACAGCCTCGGATCGGCGATCGGCGTCGTGATGCTGGTGATCCTGCTGGCCGTGACACTCGTCTACCTGCGCCTCGTGCGGCGCCAGGGGGAGGAACTGTGA